The following are encoded together in the Cynocephalus volans isolate mCynVol1 chromosome 4, mCynVol1.pri, whole genome shotgun sequence genome:
- the LOC134376957 gene encoding olfactory receptor 8U9-like: MSPINCTHVTEFVLVGLTDLRELKMPLFVVFLSVYFFTILGNLGLILVIRTDVKLNTPMYFFLSNLAFVDFCYSSVITPKMLGNFLYKQATISFSACAAQLGCFLTFMVSECLLLASMAYDRYVAICNPLLYMVTMSPRICTQLVAVPYSYSFLMALFHTILTFRLSYCHSNIVNHFYCDDMPLLRLTDSDTHSKQFWIFACAGITFVSSVLIVFVSYMFIISAILRMRSAEGRLKAFSTCSSHMLVVTIFYGTLIFMYLQPSSNHSLDTDKMASVFYTVIIPMLNPMIYSLRNKDVKDALKKVIINRNQACVFAKLRK, from the coding sequence ATGTCTCCTATAAATTGCACCCACGTGACAGAATTTGTTCTTGTGGGCCTCACAGATCTTCGGGAATTGAAAATGCCCCTCTTTGTGGTATTCTTATCTGTCTACTTTTTCACAATATTAGGAAACCTGGGTTTGATCCTGGTTATTAGAACAGATGTGAAACTCAACACACCAATGTACTTCTTCCTTAGCAACCTGGCTTTCGTTGATTTCTGTTACTCTTCTGTCATCACACCCAAAATGCTTGGGAATTTTTTGTACAAACAAGCTACTATCTCCTTCAGTGCATGTGCTGCTCAGTTAGGCTGCTTTCTCACCTTCATGGTGTCAGAATGCTTATTACTGGCTTCCATGGCCTATGATAGGTATGTAGCCATTTGTAACCCTCTGTTGTATATGGTCACAATGTCCCCGAGAATATGCACTCAGCTTGTAGCTGTACCCTACAGCTACAGCTTCCTGATGGCGCTGTTTCACACCATCCTCACTTTCCGCCTCTCCTATTGCCACTCCAATATCGTCAATCACTTCTATTGTGATGACATGCCTCTCCTCAGGCTTACTGACTCAGACACACACTCTAAACAGTTCTGGATCTTTGCCTGTGCTGGTATCACATTCGTTTCCTCTGTTCTGATTGTCTTTGTCTCCTACATGTTCATTATTTCTGCCATCCTGAGGATGCGCTCAGCTGAGGGAAGACTCAAAGCCTTCTCCACGTGTAGCTCCCACATGCTGGTGGTCACCATATTCTACGGGACACTGATCTTTATGTACTTACAACCAAGCTCAAACCATTCCCTGGACACAGATAAGATGGCCTCAGTCTTCTACACAGTGATCATTCCCATGTTGAACCCCATGATCTACAGCCTGCGGAACAAGGATGTAAAAGATGCCTTGAAAAAAGTCATCATCAATAGAAACCAGGCTTGTGTGTttgcaaaattaagaaaatga